One Enterococcus silesiacus genomic window carries:
- a CDS encoding sulfurtransferase encodes MFSFLKGNSISTTELQQILDSKPIVLDVREKTEFASGHIPNAKNTPLSKISTYQSKENQPVYVICQSGMRSRQAVKKLKAKGIDAINVKGGMSAWRGAVRGGKL; translated from the coding sequence ATGTTTTCATTTTTAAAAGGAAATTCAATTAGTACAACTGAACTTCAACAAATTCTAGATTCAAAACCAATAGTTCTTGATGTTCGGGAGAAGACCGAATTTGCGTCAGGTCACATCCCAAACGCTAAAAATACCCCATTAAGTAAAATTTCGACTTACCAATCAAAAGAAAATCAACCAGTCTATGTGATTTGTCAATCTGGAATGAGAAGTCGGCAAGCAGTCAAAAAATTAAAAGCTAAAGGAATCGATGCGATCAACGTCAAAGGCGGTATGAGTGCTTGGCGTGGGGCAGTTAGAGGAGGGAAATTGTAA
- a CDS encoding histidine kinase yields the protein MNQGILKKQNILPLLLILLLSFASLFLIFNKEEQPIQDEATAYQQIFIDEIASEAKLLQKQTHLFASITIAQAILESDWGRSDLAVDAKNLFGIKGAFNEQSSIMPTDEFIDGERITIDDSFKKYETVQESMADHIEFLKGGTYEGIKTSKNYQEAAVALQNGGYATDPDYAEKLIQLIDEFKLYKYDK from the coding sequence ATGAATCAAGGCATTCTAAAAAAACAAAATATTTTACCCTTACTATTGATTCTACTTCTTTCATTTGCTAGTCTTTTCCTTATTTTTAATAAAGAAGAACAACCAATCCAAGATGAAGCGACTGCTTACCAGCAGATTTTTATTGATGAAATAGCATCTGAAGCCAAGCTTTTACAAAAACAAACTCATTTATTTGCCAGTATCACGATTGCTCAAGCGATTTTAGAATCTGACTGGGGTCGTAGTGATTTAGCTGTAGACGCTAAAAATTTATTTGGTATTAAAGGTGCTTTCAATGAGCAATCTAGCATTATGCCCACAGATGAGTTTATTGATGGTGAACGAATCACGATTGATGATTCTTTTAAAAAATATGAAACGGTCCAAGAATCAATGGCCGATCACATAGAATTTTTAAAAGGCGGCACTTATGAAGGCATTAAAACAAGTAAAAATTATCAAGAAGCGGCTGTTGCTTTGCAGAATGGTGGTTATGCAACTGACCCCGATTACGCTGAAAAACTGATTCAATTGATTGATGAATTTAAACTATACAAGTATGATAAATAA
- a CDS encoding two-component system response regulator, whose product MHILVADDSPEMVQIVSAYLKKDGFTVYTSLDGEAALDIFYQEKLDLAIIDWMMPKIDGIEVIKTIKAESSLKVLMLTAKSTGEDEFLSLSSGADDYITKPFHPQVLLLRVKKLLGLTRSLYVRNLLIDPANLKVWKEEQALDLTKKEFDLLMMLVKNRGSILSREQLLVGVWGMDYDGVARTVDTHIRRLREKIGDETITTKRGVGYLIEQEN is encoded by the coding sequence ATGCATATTTTAGTTGCCGATGATAGCCCCGAAATGGTACAAATCGTTAGCGCCTATTTAAAAAAGGATGGATTTACAGTCTATACTTCACTGGATGGTGAAGCGGCTTTAGATATTTTTTATCAAGAAAAATTAGATTTAGCTATTATTGATTGGATGATGCCTAAAATTGATGGCATTGAGGTCATTAAAACGATCAAAGCCGAAAGCTCATTAAAGGTCTTGATGCTCACAGCTAAATCAACTGGTGAAGACGAATTTCTTTCTTTATCTAGTGGTGCAGATGACTACATCACCAAACCATTTCATCCACAAGTGCTATTATTACGTGTCAAAAAATTGCTTGGTTTAACGCGTTCATTATATGTGAGAAACTTATTGATCGATCCAGCTAATTTAAAAGTTTGGAAAGAGGAACAAGCATTGGATTTAACAAAAAAAGAATTTGATTTGCTGATGATGCTGGTTAAAAATCGTGGCAGTATTTTATCAAGAGAACAATTGTTAGTCGGTGTTTGGGGCATGGATTATGATGGTGTGGCGCGAACGGTGGACACACATATTAGACGACTTCGTGAAAAAATTGGCGATGAGACCATCACCACCAAAAGAGGAGTGGGCTATCTCATTGAACAAGAAAACTAG
- a CDS encoding histidine kinase, with protein MNKKTRKISTTLTLTFSLIIIGSFIVMFVLNSLIVPHYYFSKMEHKVSSVMTDIQHSANSEQQLAALEDNNQVTIITRSLEGTSLDDFNEALNVELNRKKVALNRFWVTQETLDQLQNNPQAVQRNFDQGKQKSSFLVEMRVIDHTFYLVGVSTVNFSETANLINTFNFLSLSLTLVLIIVLIYISVRKITDPLVNLKKVAEEITGLSFVTTDDIPANEIGELALSINKMSYALATYQKNLLAKNEQLKQFTADLTHELKTPIALIKAYGSGIEDDLDDGTYLEVILQQTQRLNDIVDQMLDYAKLEQQQPINKVPLQLSDTWRQTVAELQPTMEKEEILLLEADTDTPLSLIEADSILLKRVFDNLLTNSIKYTTDKEIQASWRETEEFIEFTISNQTSLNSDFDVNKLWEAFYVHEKSRNKNLSGTGLGLSIVQSIMNEHGFTIETRLVHTTLIFVLHFYKVSEQA; from the coding sequence TTGAACAAGAAAACTAGAAAAATCAGTACGACGCTTACTTTAACCTTTTCTTTGATCATTATTGGTAGCTTTATTGTTATGTTTGTTTTGAATAGTTTAATTGTGCCTCACTACTATTTTTCAAAAATGGAACATAAGGTTAGCTCTGTTATGACCGATATTCAACATAGCGCCAATTCAGAACAACAACTAGCAGCATTAGAAGACAACAATCAAGTCACGATCATCACACGAAGTTTAGAGGGTACCTCACTTGATGATTTTAATGAAGCCTTAAATGTAGAGTTGAATCGAAAGAAAGTGGCATTAAATCGTTTTTGGGTCACACAAGAAACCTTGGATCAATTACAAAATAATCCTCAGGCTGTTCAACGTAATTTCGACCAAGGAAAACAAAAATCAAGTTTCTTAGTTGAGATGCGGGTGATTGATCATACTTTTTACTTAGTGGGAGTTTCTACTGTTAATTTTTCAGAAACGGCTAATCTGATCAATACCTTTAACTTTCTTTCTTTGAGCCTGACATTGGTGCTGATCATTGTGTTGATTTACATTTCTGTTCGAAAAATAACTGATCCTTTAGTTAACTTAAAAAAAGTAGCGGAAGAAATCACTGGACTGAGTTTTGTGACAACGGACGATATTCCGGCGAATGAAATTGGTGAGTTAGCCCTTAGCATCAACAAAATGAGTTACGCTTTGGCAACATATCAAAAGAACTTACTTGCTAAAAATGAACAACTTAAACAATTTACAGCTGATTTAACTCATGAATTAAAAACACCGATTGCTTTAATCAAAGCATATGGTTCTGGTATCGAAGATGATTTAGACGACGGCACGTATCTTGAAGTGATTTTACAACAAACCCAACGATTGAATGATATCGTTGATCAAATGCTAGATTATGCAAAATTAGAACAACAACAGCCAATCAATAAAGTCCCGTTGCAATTGTCAGATACTTGGAGACAAACAGTAGCAGAACTTCAACCTACGATGGAAAAAGAAGAAATTTTATTGCTAGAAGCAGACACAGATACCCCTCTTTCATTGATTGAAGCAGATTCGATTTTGCTCAAAAGAGTTTTTGATAATTTATTGACTAACAGTATTAAATACACCACGGACAAAGAGATCCAAGCCAGTTGGCGTGAAACGGAAGAATTTATCGAATTTACGATCAGTAATCAAACCTCTCTAAATTCAGATTTTGATGTAAATAAGCTTTGGGAAGCCTTTTATGTCCATGAAAAATCACGGAATAAAAACCTTTCTGGCACAGGACTTGGTTTATCGATCGTGCAATCAATCATGAATGAACATGGCTTTACGATCGAAACAAGATTGGTGCATACGACCTTGATTTTTGTTTTACATTTTTATAAAGTTAGCGAACAAGCGTAG
- a CDS encoding CMP deaminase, with amino-acid sequence MKEDNGGPFGAVIVRRNEVVASMGNKVVKDTDPTAHAELLAVREACKKLNTLDLSDCIMYTTCAPCPMCMGALLWSGLKKIYYASSHDVATAQGFSSKHLQDYLDGSDKTIAEVIQVEDEQRYSYLWTDFSLLKD; translated from the coding sequence ATGAAGGAAGACAATGGTGGACCATTTGGGGCAGTGATCGTTAGAAGAAACGAGGTTGTTGCATCAATGGGGAATAAAGTTGTGAAAGACACAGATCCAACAGCGCACGCTGAGTTATTAGCGGTTCGTGAAGCATGCAAAAAATTAAACACATTGGATCTGTCTGATTGCATTATGTACACGACTTGTGCACCCTGTCCAATGTGTATGGGTGCACTGCTATGGTCGGGATTAAAAAAAATTTATTATGCTAGTTCACACGATGTAGCAACAGCCCAGGGTTTTTCTTCCAAGCATTTACAAGATTATTTAGATGGCTCTGACAAAACTATTGCAGAAGTAATACAGGTGGAAGATGAGCAAAGATACTCCTATTTATGGACAGATTTTTCTTTACTAAAAGATTGA
- a CDS encoding hydrolase, producing the protein MKLKKVLTIVLTILAILSVVVLAYVGYVFFSYARIADDFPIEITQKAKAKQVSTDQEYKITTFNIGYGSYTPDYTFFMDGGKQSKAVSKESVVKNISGVIDTTKKIDPDFALFQEVDEKATRSRGVDEVAQIKQQFTDFSSVFVTNYDSAFLLYPILDPIGKSKSGILTLSNNEIEASTRYSLPIETNFNKFFDLDRAFTVSKIPVENDKYLMLYNVHLSAYIKDQKIQKEQVHKLFDHMENEYKKGNYVVCGGDFNHDLLDSSTETFKNDTTEEYTWLQPFPKKELPENLQVAVLSELKTPVPSVRNLDKPYKKGESFVALIDGFIISDNVENISGKVIDAEFNNSDHNPVEMTFKLK; encoded by the coding sequence ATGAAATTAAAAAAAGTGCTCACCATTGTACTAACTATTTTAGCTATTCTTAGTGTAGTTGTTTTAGCTTATGTTGGCTATGTTTTTTTCAGTTACGCTAGAATTGCTGACGATTTCCCTATTGAAATTACGCAAAAGGCCAAAGCAAAACAAGTATCGACTGATCAAGAATATAAAATCACAACCTTTAATATTGGCTATGGCTCTTACACGCCAGATTATACATTCTTTATGGATGGCGGCAAACAATCGAAAGCTGTCAGTAAGGAAAGTGTTGTTAAAAATATTTCTGGAGTGATCGATACGACAAAAAAAATCGATCCAGATTTTGCTTTATTTCAAGAGGTCGATGAAAAAGCTACGCGCAGTCGCGGTGTTGATGAAGTCGCACAAATCAAGCAACAATTTACTGACTTTTCAAGTGTATTTGTTACGAATTATGATTCGGCATTTCTACTGTATCCGATCCTAGATCCAATCGGAAAATCAAAGTCAGGTATCCTGACCTTAAGCAATAATGAGATTGAAGCAAGTACACGTTATAGTTTACCAATCGAAACGAATTTCAATAAATTTTTTGATTTAGATCGTGCTTTTACAGTATCGAAAATCCCAGTTGAGAATGACAAATATCTAATGCTGTATAATGTGCATTTATCTGCCTATATCAAGGACCAAAAAATCCAAAAAGAACAGGTCCATAAATTATTCGATCATATGGAAAATGAATATAAAAAAGGAAATTATGTCGTTTGTGGTGGTGATTTTAATCATGACCTGCTAGATTCTTCGACTGAAACATTTAAAAATGATACAACGGAAGAATACACTTGGCTACAGCCTTTTCCTAAAAAGGAACTACCAGAGAATTTACAAGTCGCTGTATTAAGTGAATTAAAAACACCGGTGCCATCTGTTCGTAATTTAGATAAACCTTATAAAAAAGGAGAGTCATTTGTAGCGTTGATCGATGGCTTTATCATTTCAGATAATGTAGAAAATATTAGCGGAAAAGTCATTGATGCTGAATTTAACAATTCGGATCATAATCCAGTTGAAATGACTTTTAAGTTGAAATAA
- a CDS encoding oxidoreductase: MDKFIGKKIVITGGTSGIGRAGALKIAAEGGRVFVTGRNPKRITKLRAELPSDSLVFSNDMSNTDSIPELIHAIRTWSETIDGLWLNAGIAHLDNLLPSDQSNVEAMIQTNLLVPRMQLASLAPLIKENGSVVITSSSSVYEGAAATGDYAAVKSGLTAAVRSWATNLASKQIRVNTIVPGAIETNFRHFLSKEEQDVFEKSLIKQVPLKRIGKPEEAAAPALFLLSDESSYITGSQIFVDGGLIRH; encoded by the coding sequence TTGGATAAATTTATAGGAAAAAAGATTGTTATTACTGGTGGCACAAGTGGTATTGGACGAGCTGGTGCACTCAAAATCGCAGCAGAAGGCGGGCGTGTATTTGTAACAGGTCGTAATCCTAAACGCATAACGAAATTACGAGCTGAGCTGCCTTCTGACAGTCTTGTTTTTTCAAATGACATGTCAAATACAGACAGTATTCCAGAATTAATACATGCAATAAGGACTTGGTCAGAAACGATTGATGGTCTTTGGTTAAATGCTGGAATCGCTCACTTAGATAACTTGTTGCCCTCAGATCAATCAAACGTTGAAGCAATGATCCAAACGAATTTATTAGTCCCTCGAATGCAGTTAGCGAGCTTAGCCCCACTCATAAAAGAAAACGGGTCGGTCGTAATAACCTCCTCTAGTTCTGTATATGAAGGTGCGGCTGCTACAGGCGATTACGCAGCCGTGAAAAGTGGACTAACAGCAGCTGTTAGAAGTTGGGCCACTAATTTAGCTTCTAAACAAATTAGAGTAAACACAATTGTACCTGGAGCAATTGAAACTAACTTCCGTCATTTTTTGTCAAAAGAAGAACAAGATGTGTTTGAAAAATCTCTGATTAAACAAGTTCCCTTAAAAAGAATCGGGAAACCAGAAGAAGCCGCAGCTCCAGCCTTATTTTTACTTTCAGATGAGTCTTCTTATATTACAGGTAGTCAAATTTTCGTTGACGGTGGCTTGATTAGACATTAA
- a CDS encoding short-chain dehydrogenase translates to MSKKVWIVTGGSKGLGLDLTKALLNNGQQVITTSRDSKSLIQKVGPESASFLPISLSLTNETDIKKVVKRAVEKFGRIDVLVNNAGYMVAGAVEDLTDKEVRACFDINVFGTLNMMRAVTPIMRKQSSGYIINTSSIAGLYAGAFESAYAGTKFAINGITQAFAEEVKPFGIHVINSAPGFLRTEFLSEDSYRMSHTISAPYKKSIEERLGFAATMNGAQPGDPEKVATLYMEIVEMEEPPLELMVGSDAYALALNMANKKIQTTEKYKKLSESVDFI, encoded by the coding sequence ATGAGTAAAAAGGTCTGGATAGTAACAGGAGGTTCCAAGGGATTAGGCTTGGATTTAACAAAAGCCTTACTCAATAATGGACAGCAAGTCATTACAACAAGTCGTGATTCAAAATCACTGATTCAAAAAGTGGGACCAGAAAGTGCTTCATTTTTACCGATAAGTTTATCTTTAACGAATGAAACTGATATCAAAAAGGTAGTGAAAAGAGCCGTCGAAAAATTTGGCAGAATTGATGTATTAGTCAATAATGCAGGTTATATGGTGGCTGGTGCTGTAGAGGATTTAACCGATAAGGAAGTTAGAGCATGTTTTGATATCAATGTCTTTGGCACGTTAAATATGATGAGAGCTGTTACACCAATCATGCGAAAACAATCATCTGGCTATATCATCAATACATCGTCGATTGCAGGACTTTATGCCGGTGCGTTTGAATCAGCCTATGCAGGAACAAAATTTGCTATTAACGGAATTACCCAAGCTTTTGCAGAAGAGGTCAAACCATTTGGCATCCATGTCATCAATTCAGCTCCTGGTTTCTTACGAACTGAATTTCTGTCAGAAGATTCCTATAGGATGTCGCACACAATCAGTGCTCCATACAAAAAATCAATAGAAGAACGTTTGGGATTTGCTGCCACAATGAATGGTGCCCAACCAGGTGACCCAGAAAAAGTTGCGACACTGTATATGGAAATTGTTGAAATGGAGGAACCACCTTTAGAATTGATGGTTGGTAGTGATGCATATGCATTAGCTTTGAATATGGCAAATAAAAAAATCCAGACGACTGAAAAATATAAAAAATTATCAGAGTCAGTAGACTTTATATAA
- a CDS encoding GntR family transcriptional regulator has translation MKIELNRQSDQSLINQISSIIAEKIRSGDLIGGSKLPSLRKFSLENQVSFMTVNKAYQLLEKNGYINLKHGKGAFVKRKETNKNMNSGTGNYDWQLNIPDYIQRSQYILNLKPVNSFNFTSAVINPKLLPTLYITKEINQILQNDPQIVSRYSSVQGDEEVRQVVADYLKHYCQLKPKSSEIIITNGVQQGIDIVARTFIGPGDIVITEAPTYTAALDVFRNRGATIISIPVDENGMKTDKLASLCLTKKPKLVYTIPTFQNPTGTVLSKRRREDLLELAKSNGFIIVEDDSWNEIYFDGTLPPPTIKSLDTDGHVIYLKGFSKTLAPGCKVGAIVSNGTIKKRLLTSKSCADLGSPLLTQKALVPFLNSNRMRTHLEKLRIALEIRRNRTISLLENHAPEKVTWLIPKGGLNIWITFPTDKNTEELLSKARYAEEISFLTSSACYPNEAPCNHIRISYSQIDDQMLDQGIIKLCKVMHEFLSDK, from the coding sequence ATGAAAATAGAACTTAATCGTCAATCAGATCAGTCATTAATCAATCAAATTTCAAGTATTATCGCAGAAAAAATTCGTTCAGGTGATTTGATAGGTGGGTCTAAACTGCCTTCTCTACGAAAATTTTCATTAGAAAATCAGGTAAGTTTTATGACTGTCAATAAGGCGTATCAACTTTTAGAAAAAAATGGATACATTAATTTAAAACATGGAAAAGGAGCTTTTGTTAAGAGAAAAGAGACAAATAAAAATATGAATAGTGGGACTGGAAATTATGATTGGCAATTAAATATCCCAGATTATATTCAGCGTTCACAATATATCTTGAATTTGAAACCTGTAAACTCTTTTAATTTTACTAGCGCAGTTATCAATCCCAAACTATTACCGACTCTCTATATTACAAAGGAAATTAATCAGATTTTGCAAAATGATCCACAAATTGTTAGTAGATATAGCTCTGTTCAAGGAGATGAAGAGGTTCGACAAGTTGTAGCAGATTATTTGAAGCACTATTGTCAATTAAAGCCAAAAAGTTCAGAAATTATCATTACTAACGGTGTTCAGCAAGGAATAGATATAGTTGCGCGGACTTTTATTGGACCGGGAGATATTGTGATTACGGAAGCACCAACATACACAGCGGCACTTGATGTTTTCAGAAACCGAGGGGCTACTATTATTTCGATCCCGGTAGATGAAAATGGAATGAAAACAGATAAACTAGCTTCGTTGTGTCTTACTAAAAAGCCAAAGCTAGTTTATACTATTCCAACTTTTCAAAATCCGACTGGAACTGTTTTGAGTAAAAGAAGAAGAGAAGATTTATTAGAATTAGCAAAAAGCAATGGGTTTATTATTGTAGAAGACGATTCATGGAATGAAATCTATTTTGATGGTACTTTGCCACCCCCTACAATTAAATCTTTAGATACAGATGGTCATGTTATTTATTTGAAAGGTTTTAGTAAAACACTAGCACCAGGATGTAAGGTTGGCGCAATTGTCTCAAATGGAACAATAAAGAAAAGGTTATTAACGTCAAAATCTTGTGCAGATTTAGGTAGTCCTTTGCTTACACAAAAAGCGTTGGTGCCATTTTTGAATTCTAATAGAATGAGGACACATTTAGAAAAATTACGAATAGCACTTGAAATCAGAAGAAATCGAACAATATCTTTACTTGAAAACCATGCACCAGAAAAGGTTACATGGTTAATTCCAAAAGGTGGTTTAAATATATGGATAACGTTTCCTACTGATAAAAATACGGAAGAATTATTGTCTAAAGCACGATATGCAGAAGAAATTTCATTCCTAACTAGCTCAGCTTGCTACCCAAATGAAGCTCCTTGTAATCATATTAGAATTAGCTATTCGCAAATAGATGATCAAATGCTTGATCAGGGAATTATTAAACTGTGCAAAGTGATGCATGAATTTCTTTCGGATAAATGA
- a CDS encoding amino acid decarboxylase, with translation MNIMKEDQKKIEQLLTNVVTHSTNFFNELDSRPVAIQYYQPSKDQLPELGIGANQTLDYFVQHYSNGLSASAGARYLGFITGGATPASIMGDWLASVYDQNVSSSQDSVAGTLETETLDMLKELLKLDTNYSGTFVSGATMSNFVGLAQARQWAAHHYGKDLTLEGLFAIPSIKLISGAPHSSIFKAASMLGMGRNSIHLIPCQENQEAININLLKEFLEQNKYEPCIVIANAGTVNTVDYDDLIAIGKLKKQYNFWLHIDAAFGGFAACSPLYDHLVAGINKADSITIDAHKWLNVPYDSAMQFTRHKSLQVEVFQNNAAYLGSSIDHPDFFDLTPENSRRFRALPAWFTLKAYGKEGYQTLIEENVTCAKNLEKKIINSEYFELLAPVNLNVVCFTLKQESVTAEMIKQFLATLNQQGDVFMTPTIYNGVSAIRAAFSNWRTESKDVEIIWKSLLHAVLLKKS, from the coding sequence ATGAACATCATGAAAGAAGATCAAAAAAAAATAGAGCAATTACTGACAAATGTCGTAACCCATTCAACAAATTTTTTTAATGAGCTTGATAGTCGTCCTGTTGCTATCCAATATTATCAACCCAGTAAGGATCAATTACCTGAACTAGGAATTGGTGCAAACCAAACACTTGATTATTTTGTACAACATTATTCTAATGGCTTGAGTGCAAGTGCGGGGGCTAGATACTTAGGTTTTATTACAGGAGGTGCTACACCTGCTTCTATTATGGGTGACTGGTTAGCTAGCGTCTACGATCAAAATGTATCTAGTTCACAAGACTCAGTTGCTGGAACTCTTGAAACTGAAACACTTGACATGTTAAAAGAGTTACTCAAACTAGACACCAATTATAGTGGTACCTTCGTTAGTGGTGCTACTATGTCAAATTTCGTCGGACTCGCTCAAGCCAGACAATGGGCTGCCCACCATTATGGAAAAGATTTAACGCTAGAAGGATTATTCGCTATTCCATCTATAAAACTTATAAGCGGTGCTCCTCACTCAAGCATTTTTAAAGCTGCATCTATGTTAGGGATGGGAAGAAACTCAATTCATTTGATTCCATGTCAGGAAAATCAAGAAGCGATAAACATCAATTTGCTTAAAGAATTCCTTGAGCAAAACAAATATGAGCCTTGCATTGTAATAGCGAATGCTGGTACTGTAAATACCGTCGATTATGATGATTTGATTGCTATAGGAAAACTAAAAAAACAGTATAACTTTTGGTTGCACATTGATGCTGCTTTTGGTGGATTTGCTGCTTGTTCCCCACTATATGATCATCTAGTTGCTGGAATCAATAAAGCTGATTCGATTACTATTGATGCTCATAAATGGCTTAATGTTCCCTATGATTCTGCTATGCAGTTTACTCGTCACAAATCGCTTCAAGTTGAAGTCTTTCAAAACAATGCAGCCTATCTTGGCAGCTCCATTGATCATCCAGATTTTTTTGATTTGACCCCTGAAAATTCTCGAAGATTCCGAGCATTGCCAGCATGGTTCACTTTAAAAGCTTATGGAAAAGAAGGCTACCAAACACTCATAGAAGAAAATGTTACTTGCGCAAAAAATTTAGAAAAAAAGATAATAAATAGTGAATACTTCGAACTTTTAGCTCCAGTCAATTTAAATGTCGTTTGTTTTACATTAAAACAAGAGTCGGTAACTGCTGAAATGATCAAACAGTTCCTTGCTACTTTAAATCAACAAGGTGATGTATTCATGACGCCCACTATCTACAATGGTGTATCAGCCATTCGAGCTGCTTTTAGTAACTGGCGTACTGAAAGCAAAGATGTAGAAATTATTTGGAAATCTTTACTTCATGCTGTTCTTCTCAAAAAAAGCTAA
- a CDS encoding mannose-6-phosphate isomerase — protein sequence MDKINMIEKFAVIENYYEPKEAARVNDMAVKMVKLKGPFTWHLHEDSDEMFMVVKGKLTIEIENQESVDINENEFIVIPKGVKHRPNPVEEVLVALFEPADLLNTGNVVNEFTVEKVEKI from the coding sequence ATTGATAAAATAAATATGATTGAGAAGTTTGCTGTGATAGAAAACTATTATGAACCAAAAGAAGCGGCGCGAGTCAATGATATGGCGGTTAAAATGGTGAAATTAAAAGGACCTTTCACGTGGCATTTACATGAGGATTCAGATGAAATGTTTATGGTTGTTAAAGGTAAGTTGACGATTGAAATCGAAAATCAAGAATCTGTCGATATAAATGAAAATGAATTTATTGTTATTCCAAAAGGTGTTAAGCACAGACCCAACCCCGTTGAAGAGGTTTTAGTCGCATTATTTGAACCAGCAGATTTACTTAATACAGGAAATGTTGTAAATGAGTTTACGGTTGAGAAGGTTGAAAAGATTTAA
- a CDS encoding transglutaminase, with protein sequence MNNYLTETKFLDFNNKAIQNLIESKNWRSMDVRDKIQNIYNFIRDDIPFGFNIADELPASQILADGFGQCNTKGTLFMALLRANDIPCRIHAFLLDKKVQKGILEEDHYEVFPNQILHTWIEILYNGVWLDMEGFILDSKYFNNLQKKFSDSKGTFFGYGVGTSNLKKPEIDWDEGNTYIQKEGIVKDLGVYDSPDELLAAHSQNMSSEERKFYEDVIMDSMNKNIKKMRLL encoded by the coding sequence ATGAACAACTATCTAACAGAAACAAAATTTTTGGATTTTAACAATAAAGCCATCCAGAACCTAATTGAATCTAAAAATTGGCGTTCTATGGATGTTAGAGATAAAATTCAGAATATTTATAATTTTATCCGAGATGATATTCCTTTTGGCTTTAATATAGCTGATGAGCTACCAGCATCTCAAATTTTAGCTGATGGTTTTGGACAATGTAATACAAAAGGGACTTTATTTATGGCACTTTTGCGTGCTAATGATATTCCTTGTAGAATTCACGCCTTTCTTCTTGATAAAAAAGTTCAGAAGGGCATTTTAGAAGAGGATCATTATGAAGTATTTCCAAATCAAATTTTGCACACATGGATCGAGATACTTTACAATGGTGTGTGGTTAGATATGGAAGGCTTTATCCTAGATTCTAAATATTTTAATAATTTACAAAAAAAGTTTTCGGATTCAAAAGGAACTTTTTTCGGCTATGGAGTTGGTACAAGTAATTTAAAAAAACCGGAAATAGACTGGGACGAAGGCAATACCTATATACAAAAAGAAGGGATCGTAAAAGATCTTGGTGTTTATGATTCACCAGACGAATTGTTAGCTGCCCATTCACAAAACATGAGTAGCGAAGAAAGAAAATTTTATGAAGATGTAATTATGGATTCAATGAATAAAAATATTAAAAAGATGCGATTACTTTGA
- a CDS encoding Rrf2 family transcriptional regulator, protein MKYSKATDYALHTLFFLAKNQDKTPINVHELAKEQRISPTYLSKILTKLSKEQLIKASSGANGGYSIRSNWQAITFFDVIQAVEGKQSLFECYVHDDSNCDIKKVMFHAEKIMEDYLRSQTLATVLEESN, encoded by the coding sequence ATGAAATATTCTAAAGCAACAGATTATGCGCTACACACCCTATTTTTTCTAGCAAAAAATCAGGATAAAACGCCGATCAATGTTCATGAATTAGCGAAAGAACAACGGATTTCGCCAACTTATTTATCAAAAATTTTAACGAAATTATCAAAAGAACAGTTGATAAAAGCGAGTTCAGGCGCTAATGGAGGTTATTCGATCCGCTCTAATTGGCAGGCAATCACATTCTTTGATGTGATCCAAGCAGTTGAGGGAAAACAATCATTATTTGAGTGTTATGTTCATGATGATTCTAATTGTGATATAAAAAAAGTGATGTTTCATGCAGAAAAAATTATGGAAGATTATCTAAGAAGCCAAACTTTAGCAACTGTACTTGAAGAGAGTAATTAA